The following are from one region of the candidate division KSB1 bacterium genome:
- a CDS encoding transposase: MSERGITYKYSIAFKQKVISEIESGKLTIAEARKIYDIKSSPTIYEWLRKYGKNHLIKKV, encoded by the coding sequence ATGTCAGAGCGCGGAATTACGTATAAATATAGTATAGCATTTAAGCAAAAAGTAATTTCAGAGATTGAATCGGGCAAATTAACCATTGCGGAAGCCCGAAAAATTTATGATATTAAAAGCTCGCCAACCATTTATGAATGGCTCAGAAAATATGGTAAGAATCATTTAATTAAAAAAGTT
- a CDS encoding class I SAM-dependent methyltransferase: METKLIQSGLRILDESYHYLENPETVNQGMDLLFDGLYTKRSESNKESWRHFCENVCLNHPIQALLHQDPLTLRSFSKPRGYPGDAVLLDFIYRHPAQEDELEKASPIGRAVCEYMVSRPAAESVRWRRELLSQLFDETVKRVQNAEILSVACGHLREAANSMAIQNNLVHRFIAFDQDYASLKTIEAEKNGTNIDCVRGTIKELIRRKIKLGKFDFIYVAGLYDYLSDGAAQLLTKSLFSMLKENGRLLIANFMPSNPDMGYMEAFMGWELLYRTREEFEQTVGPLEKNIQKIYFDDNWHVVYLELRKR; encoded by the coding sequence ATGGAAACAAAATTAATTCAATCTGGCCTAAGAATCCTCGATGAATCTTACCATTATTTAGAAAATCCCGAAACTGTAAACCAGGGGATGGATTTATTATTTGACGGGTTGTATACGAAACGGAGCGAGAGTAACAAGGAATCCTGGCGACACTTTTGTGAGAATGTCTGTCTCAATCATCCGATTCAAGCTCTGCTTCATCAGGATCCATTAACCCTTCGCTCTTTTTCAAAACCAAGAGGATACCCGGGAGATGCAGTTCTGCTGGACTTTATATATCGCCATCCCGCTCAAGAAGATGAATTAGAGAAAGCAAGTCCAATTGGAAGAGCCGTTTGTGAATATATGGTAAGTCGGCCGGCAGCGGAATCCGTGCGCTGGCGCCGGGAGTTGTTATCTCAATTGTTCGATGAGACTGTAAAAAGAGTCCAAAACGCAGAGATACTTTCAGTGGCTTGCGGGCATTTAAGAGAAGCAGCAAACTCGATGGCGATTCAAAATAATCTTGTTCATCGATTTATCGCCTTTGACCAGGACTACGCCAGCCTAAAAACTATTGAAGCTGAAAAAAATGGCACGAACATCGATTGCGTTCGAGGCACCATTAAGGAGCTTATTAGAAGAAAAATCAAACTCGGAAAATTCGATTTCATTTATGTCGCCGGATTATATGATTATCTTAGTGACGGGGCAGCACAGCTGCTTACCAAATCATTATTTAGCATGCTGAAAGAAAACGGCCGTTTACTCATCGCCAACTTTATGCCAAGCAATCCTGACATGGGCTACATGGAAGCGTTTATGGGTTGGGAGCTACTGTATCGAACTCGGGAAGAATTCGAGCAAACAGTGGGGCCTTTAGAAAAAAATATCCAAAAGATTTATTTTGATGATAATTGGCACGTGGTTTATCTTGAACTGAGAAAGAGATGA
- a CDS encoding recombinase family protein: MSSSKKVKAICDKKSKDPSRHLRPRLDKRQDIQNQLRELRRWAKKMGYKIHQEYVDNESGIKGRGQRQQFTQMFQDAAQRKFDLVLFWALDRFTERVCKDIYYLQQLDSHNVKFQQLHRRIGSWS, translated from the coding sequence ATAAGCTCCTCAAAAAAAGTTAAAGCAATATGCGACAAAAAATCCAAAGACCCAAGTCGCCATCTACGCCCGCGTCTCGACAAAAGACAGGACATCCAGAATCAACTGCGGGAACTGCGGCGCTGGGCGAAAAAGATGGGCTATAAAATTCACCAGGAATATGTTGACAATGAGAGTGGTATCAAAGGCCGAGGGCAACGCCAGCAGTTTACTCAAATGTTCCAAGATGCAGCACAAAGAAAATTCGACCTCGTGCTATTCTGGGCACTCGACCGTTTCACCGAGAGGGTCTGCAAAGACATCTACTACCTGCAACAGCTCGACAGCCACAACGTCAAATTCCAACAGCTACACCGAAGAATAGGGAGTTGGTCCTAG
- a CDS encoding tyrosine-type recombinase/integrase, whose protein sequence is MDYPRQGRCPRRVCFFRDTLRLLKLYLQQRDGDLNPALFVSRNKNPISRRRIDTLFKRYAKKAKLPADKHHAHTLRHSIAVHIDAGQSQEGVKDRLGHKSIKSTDVYAKTSSHKRDMIGREMERAREIVSLN, encoded by the coding sequence ATTACCCGCGTCAAGGGCGGTGTCCCCGGCGAGTATGCTTTTTTCGTGACACCCTACGGCTGTTAAAGTTGTATCTGCAGCAACGGGACGGCGACTTGAACCCGGCGCTGTTTGTGTCACGCAATAAGAATCCGATATCCAGACGACGGATTGATACCCTATTCAAACGCTATGCTAAAAAAGCCAAACTACCAGCCGACAAACATCACGCTCATACCTTGAGACATTCTATCGCCGTGCACATTGACGCTGGCCAAAGCCAGGAAGGAGTGAAAGACCGGTTGGGTCACAAGAGCATCAAAAGCACGGATGTCTACGCCAAAACATCAAGCCATAAGAGAGATATGATTGGCCGAGAGATGGAAAGAGCAAGAGAGATAGTTAGCCTAAACTAA